ACGCAGAGGACGGGGACACCATGAGCGACTCAACGGTCAGACTTTACAGACTGGTGGCCGCTGCGATAACCGATACCGAACCGGAAAAAGCCTATGAACTTGCGGAAAAAGCAAGGGTCATTGACAGTACATACGGATGGACACTGGGGCTCTCCAGAGACCTTGACATAATGATTAAAGCTTACGGAAAACTTGGCAGGGACACTTCCGCTCTCATTGAGAGAAAAAGGCTCATAGACGCAAAACTGACTAACAATTAATCACTTCTTGGTCAGTTTTTAACCGCTTCTAACCTGTTCAGCAGCTTAAAAGTGCTTTTTTATGAGTGATTGAGGGAGATTTTCAAAAACACTCTTCCCTCGCAAACCGAGACCAGCAAGGCTCATTTTGTCTGAAACCTTACAAAAAGAAATAAATGCAGGCGCTCTGCACCTTTTGGCACTGCAATTGCTTTAATTAAATGCGCGGAGGTTGAACTTGAAAAAGATTGAAGCAATCATCAAACCATTCAAACTTGACGATGTAAAAGAAAAGCTCACTGAAGTAGGAATCAGAGGCATCACTATCTCCGAAGTAAAAGGATTCGGCAGGCAGAAAGGCCACACTGAACTGTACAGAGGTGCAGAGTACGTAATTGATTTTATCCCTAAAATCAAAATTGAAGTTGTGCTCCCTGATGAAATGGTGGACGACGCGGTTAATATCATTATGGAATCCGCCAAAACAGGACGCATCGGTGATGGTAAAATTTTTGTCACCACAATTGATCAGATCGTAAGAATAAGAACCGGAGAAACAGGAGAGGAAGCCCTTTAACCAAGGGATTCTCTTCCATAGAATTTAGGAGGCAACATGACAGCTAAGGAATTGCTTAAAGTAATTAAAGAGCAGGAGATCAGACTGATCGACATCAGATTCTGCGATTTCCTCGGAACGTGGCAGCACACTACCATCCCCAGCCACCAGTTCACAGAAGACTTCTTCGAAGAAGGTCTCGGATTTGACGGTTCAAGTATCAGAGGATGGCAGGCCATCAACAACAGTGATATGATTCTGCTTCCTGATGCCTCAACCGCTTTCATAGATCCGTTTATGGATATTCCCACTATGGTTGTAACATGCAACGTTTTCGATCCCATCAGCAAAGAACGTTACACCAGAGACCCCAGAAACATCGCCATTAAGGCAATAAACTACCTTAAAGGCACAGGCATAGCCGACACTTCATACTTCGGACCCGAAGCTGAATTTTTCGTATTCGACAACATTCAGTATTCTTCCGGCAAAAATGAAGGCTTCTACTTCATCGACTCTGATGAAGGCGACTGGAACTCAGGAAGAGACGAAGGCAATAACCTTGGCTACAAAGTTAGACCGAAAGAAGGCTACTTCCCCTGCCAGCCCACTGACACCCTTGCAAACCTCAGAGCCGAAATGGTTCTGAAAATGGAAGAACTCGGCCTCACTATCGAAAACAGCCACCACGAAGTTGCAACAGGCGGCCAGTGTGAAATCGATATGAAGTTCTCTCCCATGGTTGAAATGGCTGACATGCTCATGAAATACAAATATGTAGTTAAAAACGTTGCCCGTCAGTACGGCAAAACAGCTACATTCATGCCCAAACCCCTCTTCGGAGACAACGGTTCAGGCATGCACTGCCACCAGTCTCTCTGGAAAGACGGTAAACCCCTCTTCGCCGGCGATTCTTACGCAGGCCTCAGCGAAATGGGTCTGTACTACATAGGCGGTATCATTAAACACGCCAAAGCTATAGCTGCTTTCACCAACCCCGGAACAAACTCCTACAAACGTCTTGTTCCCGGATTTGAAGCTCCTGTAAGCCTTGCTTACTCTTCAAGAAACAGATCAGCTTCCATAAGAATACCCATGTACTCCGCTTCTCCCAAAGCAAAAAGGAT
The window above is part of the Geovibrio ferrireducens genome. Proteins encoded here:
- a CDS encoding P-II family nitrogen regulator, with product MKKIEAIIKPFKLDDVKEKLTEVGIRGITISEVKGFGRQKGHTELYRGAEYVIDFIPKIKIEVVLPDEMVDDAVNIIMESAKTGRIGDGKIFVTTIDQIVRIRTGETGEEAL
- the glnA gene encoding type I glutamate--ammonia ligase, which translates into the protein MTAKELLKVIKEQEIRLIDIRFCDFLGTWQHTTIPSHQFTEDFFEEGLGFDGSSIRGWQAINNSDMILLPDASTAFIDPFMDIPTMVVTCNVFDPISKERYTRDPRNIAIKAINYLKGTGIADTSYFGPEAEFFVFDNIQYSSGKNEGFYFIDSDEGDWNSGRDEGNNLGYKVRPKEGYFPCQPTDTLANLRAEMVLKMEELGLTIENSHHEVATGGQCEIDMKFSPMVEMADMLMKYKYVVKNVARQYGKTATFMPKPLFGDNGSGMHCHQSLWKDGKPLFAGDSYAGLSEMGLYYIGGIIKHAKAIAAFTNPGTNSYKRLVPGFEAPVSLAYSSRNRSASIRIPMYSASPKAKRIEVRFPDPTCNPYLAFTVMLLAGLDGIQNKIDPGEPMDKNLYDLDPIELSAIPQMPASLGEALDALEKDHEFLLKGDVFTEDVISSWIEWKREEITAVNSRPHPHEFFLYYDA